The sequence ACGGGCACCAGTTCGCTCACGTCGACGTTGTGGACGGGGAAGACCTTGAGTTCGCGGCCGCTGACGTCCGGCTGATCGAGTTCGCCGATGATGCCGGACATGATGCTTAACTGCCCGACGGTGGCGACCACGATGAGTTTGCCGGTGGTCGGCTCGGCGGTGATGTGGCCGAAGCTCGGCAGCAGCGGCTTGAGGATCTCAATGAGCTTCTCGGCGTCGTAGTGGCGGACGTCGAAGATCTTGCGGACGATCTGGTTGCGAGGCCGAATCTCGTCGAGGTCAACCTCGGGGCCGAGGGTCTTGAGCTGGGCCTTGGCCACCTCGGCGATCGGGATCAGGTGGACGGTCCGCTCGCGTTCCTCGACGGCTACGCCGTATTCGTGCAGGGCGGTGTTGAGGATCTCAAGGGCCTCGATCTTCGGCAGGGGCGTGGGGTTGACCAGCGTGATTTTGATGTCCTTGACAGCGGGAGCGATCAACACGGGCTTGCCCATCTGGTCGGCCAGAAACTTGGCGATCTGGTCCATCGGCGCGTTGTTAAACGAGATCGGGATCGGTTTCTCAGCGGCCGGTTCGCTGGCCGAGGTCGGCTGCGTCTGAGGAGCTGAAGCCGCCTGTGTCTGGGTGGCCGGCGCGTCGGCGAGAACCGACGCCGGACAGAGGCAGACAGCCAGCAGGAGCATAGAGACGCCGATCGGTCGCCAGGGGGTAACGGTCTTGTGCATCGTGGTCACTTCCTTTGTTCGGTCTGTGCCGGTTGGGTTTCCGCAGCGGGTGCGGAGGTCGGTTGGTTCGTCGGCTGCGTGGCCGGTTGGGTCGCCGGCGATGTCGCCGTCGGCGGCGGTGCGGGCGGAGCGCCGGGCCCGTCCTGGCCGGGCGACGGCGGGAACAGCCGCAACGTCTCGGGCTTGCCCTCGTATTCGATCACCACCTCGTATCCGTCGATGGACTTGACGGTCACGCCGTTGGCCGACTGCCCGGCCTCGATTGCCACCACCGCGCCGCCGCGCGCGTTGAACAGGGCGACGTTGCCCAGCACGCCGCAGAGGCTCATGCCGTGGCCTTTCTCGGGCGGCGCGGCAAAGATATTGCGGGCTTTGATCGCGGCGGCGATTTCAATCGGTTTGGGCGGCGCGGCCGGCGCGGGCGTGGGCTCCGCCGCTTGCGTGGCCGGCTGTGTCGCGGACGGCTGGGTGGTCGCCGCCTCGGACACGGCTGGGATGAACGCCCGCCACTGGGCGTGGCGGACGATCTGAAAGACCACGTCGACGGCCATCAGGCCCGCGACGACGGCCACGGCGACGGCGAGGTACCGGCGGTGTCGATCGGTGAGTTTCAGCCGGGCCATCGTTTCGGTCCCTTCTCCGCCGCTTTGACCAACACGGACACGGTCATACGCACGGTCAGATTGCCTCCCTTCTTGGGATCGCCGGACAGGTCCAGGCTCTCGATGCTCAACACGCCGGGAATGCGGTGCAGTTCGGCGATGAACTTAAAGACGTTCTCCCACCCGGCTTCGCCGTCGATCTGGAGCATGGCCAGTGCCAGCGTCGGGTCTTCGTTCCACGACCGCGTGGCCGACCAGGTCGAGTGCTTAAGCTGCAGGCCGCCCCTCTGGACCGCCGCGACCAAGCCGTCGCCGACCACGGTCATCCGCCGGCCGTACTCGTCGGGCGGAGCGAACTCGCCCGCTTTCTCCCGCCACTGGTCCAGCTTGGTCGAAAGGTAGACGCTTTTTTGGCGGTCGAGCAGGAGCTTGGCAACCTTGGCCGCGTTGGCGGCGTGTGTCGCGCGGAGCTCGTCGTACGACGTCAGCGCCGGTTCGATGATCAGCAGATATCCGGCGATTGCGGCCAGCCCGATCGCGCCGAGGGTTAAAGCCCGTTTATCGCGTTGGGTGAGGTTCATCGCGTCGCTCCCGGCCAGTTGGATGGAAACTCCCGCACGCTCGTCACGTGGGCGGTGATGGTGAACGCGCCGCCTTGCCCCGGTTCGCTGCGTTCCGGGTGGACTTGGTCGAAGCGGTCGCCATCAAGCATTGCCT comes from Phycisphaerae bacterium and encodes:
- a CDS encoding type II secretion system protein M: MNLTQRDKRALTLGAIGLAAIAGYLLIIEPALTSYDELRATHAANAAKVAKLLLDRQKSVYLSTKLDQWREKAGEFAPPDEYGRRMTVVGDGLVAAVQRGGLQLKHSTWSATRSWNEDPTLALAMLQIDGEAGWENVFKFIAELHRIPGVLSIESLDLSGDPKKGGNLTVRMTVSVLVKAAEKGPKRWPG